The Methanobacterium sp. BAmetb5 genome includes a region encoding these proteins:
- the pseC gene encoding UDP-4-amino-4,6-dideoxy-N-acetyl-beta-L-altrosamine transaminase has protein sequence MSKLAILGGKPVFKEFIPFSRHSIGKEEITEVLCTLNSDWITRGPKTFKFEEMFSSYVDSKFSLAVNSCTAALHLVLAGLDIGKGDEVITTPLTFAATSEVIIHQNAKPVFADVERDTYNIDPSKLEEKISKNTKAIIPVHYAGHPCDMDEIMRIASDYDLYVIEDAAHAIGSKYKGRNIGTIGDATCFSFYATKNLATGEGGMITTNNEELAEKMRILSLHGISKDAWKRYSSEGSWYYEILYPGYKYNMSDIEASIGIHQLKKLDSMQKRRNEIATIYNKSFKEVLEIITPAVKDYAKHAWHLYPILVNNDLLNINRNDFIEALKAENIGTSVHFIPLHFHPYYNENYGFKKGDFPVAESIYEKEISLPIYPKMTDEDVHQVVNAVKKIINYYRV, from the coding sequence ATGTCAAAACTTGCAATACTTGGCGGTAAACCTGTATTTAAGGAGTTCATTCCATTTTCGAGACATTCTATTGGAAAAGAAGAAATTACAGAAGTTTTATGCACTTTAAATTCTGATTGGATTACAAGAGGTCCAAAGACATTTAAGTTTGAAGAAATGTTTTCATCATATGTAGATTCAAAATTTTCATTAGCTGTTAATTCTTGCACCGCAGCATTACATCTTGTTTTAGCAGGATTAGATATTGGTAAAGGTGATGAAGTCATTACAACCCCCTTAACGTTTGCTGCTACTTCTGAAGTAATTATTCATCAAAATGCTAAACCTGTTTTTGCGGATGTTGAAAGAGACACTTATAACATAGATCCATCTAAACTTGAAGAAAAAATCTCAAAGAACACAAAGGCTATCATTCCAGTTCATTACGCTGGTCATCCCTGTGATATGGATGAAATAATGAGAATTGCTTCTGATTACGATTTATATGTTATAGAAGATGCAGCTCATGCTATTGGATCAAAATATAAAGGGAGAAACATTGGAACCATAGGGGATGCTACATGTTTCAGTTTTTATGCCACTAAAAATCTTGCTACAGGTGAAGGTGGTATGATAACCACCAATAATGAAGAATTAGCTGAAAAAATGAGAATTCTAAGTCTTCACGGAATAAGCAAAGATGCTTGGAAGCGATACTCTTCAGAGGGCTCATGGTATTATGAGATATTATATCCTGGGTATAAATATAACATGAGCGATATCGAAGCGAGTATAGGGATCCATCAACTAAAAAAGTTGGACTCCATGCAGAAAAGAAGGAACGAAATAGCAACTATTTACAATAAATCGTTTAAAGAGGTTCTAGAAATAATAACCCCTGCCGTTAAAGACTATGCTAAACATGCATGGCATTTGTACCCTATCTTGGTAAATAACGATTTATTAAATATAAATCGTAATGATTTTATCGAAGCTTTAAAAGCTGAAAATATTGGTACAAGTGTCCATTTCATACCTTTGCATTTTCATCCGTATTATAACGAAAACTATGGATTTAAGAAAGGTGATTTTCCTGTTGCAGAATCTATATATGAAAAGGAAATATCATTACCAATATACCCTAAAATGACTGATGAAGATGTTCATCAAGTCGTTAATGCTGTTAAAAAAATTATTAATTATTATCGGGTGTAA
- a CDS encoding N-acetylneuraminate synthase family protein produces the protein MKITIDNFVIGDTEPTFIIAEAGLNHDGDLSQAKRLIKSAASSGADSIKFQIFKAEEISSPQSDYYDLFKSLELSDEEWIDLAEYADSNGILFTASVFGTHSVDLFDEIESPLYKVASGDLTYLQLLSQIARKKKPIVLSTGMSSICEIEEALNVVYNEGNQNIALMHCVSNYPTNYEDTNLNFIKTLKKLFKVPVGFSDHTIGTLIPALAVVMGADLVEKHFTLDQNLPGPDHQLSLEPGEFKSMVKNIRLAETSTGSQMKTITEDEKNLRSLARRSITAKKYIKKGEILTEDKIKYLRPGTGIEPKFGDLIIGKTVKNDIDKDQQLQWDDL, from the coding sequence ATGAAAATTACGATAGATAACTTTGTTATTGGTGATACAGAACCAACTTTTATAATTGCCGAAGCAGGTTTGAACCACGATGGTGATCTAAGCCAGGCAAAAAGGTTAATAAAAAGTGCAGCTAGTAGCGGTGCGGATTCAATCAAATTCCAAATTTTTAAAGCTGAAGAAATCTCTAGTCCCCAATCAGATTATTATGATCTGTTTAAATCATTAGAATTAAGTGATGAGGAATGGATAGATCTAGCTGAATATGCTGATTCTAACGGAATTTTATTCACTGCCAGTGTTTTTGGTACACATAGTGTAGATCTATTTGATGAGATAGAATCACCATTATACAAAGTAGCTTCTGGTGATTTGACGTATTTGCAATTATTAAGTCAAATAGCTCGCAAAAAAAAGCCAATTGTATTATCAACGGGTATGTCTTCTATATGTGAGATAGAGGAGGCTCTTAATGTTGTTTATAATGAGGGTAATCAGAATATTGCTTTAATGCATTGTGTTTCTAATTACCCTACAAATTATGAGGATACAAATTTAAATTTTATTAAAACTCTTAAAAAATTGTTTAAAGTACCTGTAGGTTTCTCGGATCACACCATTGGAACTTTAATTCCTGCATTAGCGGTTGTTATGGGTGCGGATTTGGTTGAAAAACATTTTACATTGGATCAAAATTTGCCAGGTCCTGATCATCAGCTTTCTCTTGAACCCGGTGAGTTCAAATCAATGGTTAAAAATATTAGATTAGCTGAAACTTCAACAGGATCTCAGATGAAAACCATTACTGAAGATGAGAAAAATCTTCGTTCACTAGCCAGAAGAAGCATTACTGCCAAAAAATATATAAAAAAGGGAGAAATTTTAACTGAAGATAAAATAAAATATTTAAGGCCAGGAACTGGCATTGAACCAAAATTTGGAGATTTAATTATTGGAAAAACTGTTAAAAATGATATTGATAAGGATCAACAATTACAATGGGATGACCTATGA
- a CDS encoding glycosyltransferase family protein, with protein sequence MKRVIVIIQARMGSERLPGKVLEKIGGTSLLEIIINRVKRSKYINEVIVATTLNAEDDAIIELCNKIGSEVFRGSENDVFSRYLQASEIFNGDIIVRVTGDNPLTDPDLMDQMIHDHLMSGNDYTYSQNAPLGFGCEVISRKALEIINAEYLTNSEKEHVTLFIKNHPTDFKIRNFRYALEYPLNYRFTVDTPQDISFIKEIYDGLKDLIYLKNKDLFLFLEDNPEIIKINSNVEQQDLINNQI encoded by the coding sequence ATGAAAAGAGTAATAGTTATTATACAAGCTCGAATGGGCTCGGAACGTCTACCCGGTAAAGTTTTAGAAAAGATTGGTGGCACTTCACTTCTTGAGATAATTATTAATCGTGTAAAAAGATCTAAATATATAAATGAAGTGATTGTTGCAACAACATTGAATGCTGAAGATGATGCAATTATAGAATTATGTAACAAAATTGGATCTGAAGTTTTTAGGGGGAGCGAAAATGACGTTTTTAGCCGATATTTGCAAGCTTCAGAGATATTTAATGGGGATATCATTGTAAGAGTGACAGGCGATAATCCACTTACCGATCCGGATCTAATGGATCAAATGATCCATGACCATTTAATGTCTGGGAATGATTACACCTATTCGCAGAATGCTCCGTTGGGTTTCGGTTGTGAAGTTATTAGTCGCAAAGCATTGGAGATAATAAATGCAGAATATTTGACAAATTCAGAAAAAGAACACGTCACTCTTTTTATTAAGAATCACCCTACAGATTTTAAAATTAGAAATTTTAGATATGCCCTAGAATATCCACTTAATTATAGGTTCACTGTTGACACCCCGCAGGATATCTCATTTATTAAAGAAATATATGACGGATTAAAAGACCTAATTTATTTAAAAAATAAAGATTTATTCTTGTTTCTTGAAGATAATCCTGAGATAATTAAGATAAATTCAAATGTTGAGCAACAAGATCTAATTAACAACCAAATTTAA
- the epsC gene encoding serine O-acetyltransferase EpsC, with protein MNKKKIFTSLLVKDISRFRKVDTNIYLLILRYFITSSAFRSMFFHRLLSLNLVNNKVLRKIITAFGWLLTEIEIPSTSNVGGGLFIPHPKCIIINRRCIIGENVTIAQGVTIGGNIFKEKNGRESPIIENNVLIGAGAKILGPVTVGENSIIGANAVVIKDIPKNSVAVGIPAKVVKQVNEPYPDLIKKNYSL; from the coding sequence ATGAATAAAAAAAAAATTTTTACAAGTCTTTTAGTCAAGGATATTAGTAGATTTAGAAAGGTAGATACAAACATATACTTATTAATACTTCGCTATTTTATTACTTCTTCAGCATTCAGATCTATGTTTTTCCATAGATTATTAAGTCTGAACTTAGTTAATAACAAAGTCTTAAGGAAGATTATCACAGCATTTGGGTGGTTATTAACAGAAATTGAAATTCCATCTACATCTAACGTTGGCGGTGGGTTATTTATCCCCCATCCCAAATGCATTATTATTAACCGAAGATGTATAATAGGTGAAAATGTTACAATAGCTCAAGGAGTTACTATTGGGGGAAACATTTTTAAGGAAAAAAATGGAAGAGAAAGTCCCATAATTGAAAATAATGTATTGATTGGCGCAGGGGCAAAAATTTTAGGTCCTGTAACGGTAGGCGAAAATTCTATCATTGGTGCGAATGCTGTTGTTATCAAAGATATACCAAAAAACTCTGTTGCTGTTGGTATTCCAGCCAAGGTTGTAAAACAAGTAAATGAACCCTATCCTGATTTAATAAAAAAAAATTATTCTCTTTAA
- a CDS encoding DUF6541 family protein, with translation MNMLKQHFEKIFIIISLTFLFLSIVILLIIPPTAGYEISIYDVYPPFFWFSIIFSIVSAQMSLLFGYLADKNKFGIYSYLLIILNDLVLIFLPIIRGYFLFGTGDVMSHLGFLQVIFNSGFIGSNNMYPLIHVLASSLVILTGLDVKTVINFFPQFSSLFFLLSFYLIARSFYKKDVFYLALIFSPILLFTLTYTTFAPYVMGILLLPFIIFLYFKSQSDKSVVFTILLLISLISIVFLHPLISQIYVLLFIVMTLIYYNQDKLFKKEFKLNLRSGMNLILLISVIFFSWNAYLYLVTKDIKKFYAGLIGEGSGSTLGTYTSTISYAQPNYIDLVNLTFSKYGQYIIMGIIGIFCVICLVKIIRNNKIKENYLFSYILPSMMFILFLLLSVTTFVGTYIFDFARFIPLAFIFAIIFIPVCVNKKLKTIKLEVINGKLSKYGIFKLVSFGLILLLVVYFSTFNLYFSPIVKTSNEQMGKAEFNGMATFFDIRNDNFQILSMGISPYRIYDAIYGKNVKKKMISYEGVTPPDHFGYSENSSFSQVVNQSTYFILSKRGEILYPSLYSEYKDKWRFNPSDFQKLKESDNGVHRIYSNGDLNIFLME, from the coding sequence ATGAATATGTTAAAACAACATTTTGAAAAGATATTTATAATTATTAGTTTAACATTCCTCTTTCTCTCTATCGTAATTTTACTTATAATTCCTCCAACAGCAGGCTATGAGATTTCAATATATGATGTTTATCCACCATTTTTCTGGTTTTCCATAATATTTTCAATAGTATCTGCACAAATGAGTCTACTTTTTGGTTATTTGGCAGATAAAAACAAATTTGGAATATATTCTTACTTACTAATTATACTAAACGATTTAGTTTTGATATTTTTACCAATTATCCGTGGTTACTTCCTATTTGGTACGGGAGATGTAATGTCTCATCTCGGTTTTTTACAAGTCATTTTTAATTCTGGTTTTATTGGATCAAATAACATGTATCCTTTAATTCATGTGTTGGCTTCATCACTAGTTATTTTAACTGGATTAGATGTTAAAACAGTTATAAACTTTTTCCCTCAATTTTCCAGTTTATTTTTTTTATTATCGTTTTATTTGATAGCAAGATCTTTTTATAAGAAAGATGTTTTTTACTTAGCTCTGATTTTTTCTCCCATATTACTTTTTACGTTAACTTATACCACATTTGCTCCATATGTAATGGGAATTTTGTTATTACCTTTCATCATATTCCTTTATTTTAAATCTCAATCAGATAAAAGTGTGGTTTTTACAATTTTACTACTAATTTCGTTGATTTCAATAGTTTTTTTACATCCACTCATCTCACAAATATATGTTTTGCTTTTTATAGTGATGACCCTAATTTATTATAATCAGGATAAACTGTTTAAAAAAGAATTTAAATTAAATCTTAGATCTGGTATGAATCTTATTTTACTGATATCTGTAATATTTTTTTCATGGAATGCTTATCTATATTTAGTTACAAAAGATATAAAAAAATTCTATGCAGGTTTAATCGGTGAAGGATCGGGGTCTACTTTAGGTACATATACGAGCACCATTTCATATGCACAACCTAACTACATCGATCTCGTTAATTTGACTTTTTCGAAATATGGGCAATATATTATAATGGGTATAATTGGAATTTTTTGCGTTATTTGTTTAGTTAAAATTATTAGGAATAATAAAATAAAAGAAAATTATTTGTTTTCTTATATTTTACCATCCATGATGTTTATTCTTTTTTTATTACTCTCAGTCACAACTTTCGTTGGAACTTATATTTTTGATTTTGCTAGGTTTATTCCACTGGCATTTATCTTTGCTATCATTTTCATCCCAGTATGTGTTAATAAAAAATTAAAAACTATAAAATTGGAGGTAATTAATGGAAAATTATCTAAATATGGCATTTTTAAATTAGTATCCTTTGGTCTAATTCTTTTACTCGTAGTATATTTTTCCACTTTTAATTTATATTTCTCTCCAATAGTTAAAACCTCAAATGAACAAATGGGAAAAGCAGAATTTAATGGGATGGCTACATTTTTTGATATCCGGAATGATAACTTCCAAATCTTAAGCATGGGAATTTCACCCTATCGAATATATGATGCAATATATGGTAAAAATGTTAAGAAAAAAATGATAAGCTATGAAGGTGTTACTCCCCCTGATCATTTCGGATATTCTGAAAATTCTTCCTTTAGTCAAGTAGTAAATCAATCTACATATTTCATATTATCTAAAAGAGGAGAAATCCTTTATCCTTCATTATATTCGGAGTATAAAGATAAATGGAGATTTAATCCTAGCGACTTCCAAAAATTAAAAGAAAGTGATAATGGGGTTCATAGAATTTATAGCAACGGTGATCTTAACATATTTCTGATGGAGTGA
- a CDS encoding oligosaccharide flippase family protein, with amino-acid sequence MNELKIFFQRVGLVGISNILIALSSFILLPILTKTYSIEEYAIWIQVSTTINLIRGIAELGLPYAMIRYLAAEENKEKIKEGFYSTVFFVAFMGIIAFLILYIFSEPISNAIFGGNDNIVILTGLTIIVAGLNGIMTNYFRTFNEIRLYSLFSITLTYFSVLVVSCVVFLGFSIYYAILGNLISLSIVLAIMISIIIKNIGFSFPKFSNIKEYLSFSIPTVPSNLSIWILDSSDRYLIGIILGIGFVGLYSPAYSLGNILVFFLTPFSILLPSILAKHYDNNNIKNVKNILGNSFKYYSMFSIPAAFGISVLAKPMLLILTTEQIALNGYIVTPFIAASALLFGLSGIINQTLVLTKKTKYLAVIWMIAAIINFILNLVFLPYLGIIGAGIMTLVAYMAAFALTLFYSFKFIEFELNILFIIKSIIASCIFSVIALFLAPEGIFNVILVVMLCIIVYFISLKLLGELKSNEILFIRRLFRD; translated from the coding sequence TTGAACGAATTAAAAATCTTTTTTCAAAGGGTGGGATTAGTAGGTATCTCAAATATATTAATTGCTTTAAGCTCATTTATTTTATTACCTATTCTTACAAAAACATATAGTATTGAGGAATATGCTATATGGATACAAGTAAGTACTACTATCAATTTAATAAGAGGAATAGCTGAATTAGGATTGCCTTACGCTATGATACGCTACTTGGCAGCCGAAGAGAATAAAGAAAAAATAAAAGAAGGATTTTATTCAACAGTTTTCTTTGTAGCTTTTATGGGCATAATTGCATTTTTGATATTATACATATTTTCGGAACCAATCTCTAATGCGATTTTTGGCGGTAATGATAATATAGTTATTCTTACAGGCCTAACTATAATTGTAGCAGGCTTAAATGGGATAATGACAAATTATTTTAGAACATTTAATGAAATAAGACTCTATTCACTATTTTCAATTACTTTGACTTATTTCAGTGTTTTAGTAGTTTCATGTGTTGTTTTTTTAGGGTTTTCCATATATTATGCCATATTGGGAAATCTGATTTCTCTATCAATTGTTTTAGCAATAATGATTTCAATTATTATCAAAAATATTGGGTTTTCATTCCCAAAATTTAGTAACATTAAGGAGTACTTATCTTTTAGTATTCCTACAGTCCCTAGCAATTTATCTATATGGATTTTAGATTCCAGTGATCGATATTTAATTGGGATAATTTTAGGAATTGGATTTGTGGGGTTATATTCTCCTGCTTATTCACTTGGAAATATCTTAGTTTTTTTCTTAACACCGTTTTCAATACTTTTGCCATCCATATTGGCCAAACATTATGATAATAATAATATTAAAAATGTAAAAAATATATTGGGAAATTCTTTTAAATATTATTCAATGTTTTCAATTCCTGCGGCTTTCGGTATTTCCGTTCTTGCTAAACCGATGTTATTAATACTTACTACAGAACAAATAGCTTTAAATGGGTACATTGTCACTCCATTTATAGCAGCTAGTGCTCTTTTATTTGGTTTGAGTGGAATTATAAATCAAACTTTAGTTTTAACAAAGAAAACTAAATATTTAGCTGTGATCTGGATGATTGCTGCCATCATCAATTTTATTCTTAATCTAGTCTTTTTACCATATTTAGGGATTATTGGTGCGGGAATCATGACTTTAGTTGCATACATGGCTGCTTTTGCGTTAACTTTATTTTATTCATTTAAATTTATCGAATTCGAACTTAATATCCTTTTTATAATAAAAAGCATAATTGCATCGTGTATATTTTCAGTAATAGCCCTATTTTTAGCTCCTGAAGGGATTTTTAATGTTATTTTAGTTGTAATGTTATGTATTATTGTTTATTTCATATCTCTTAAACTACTAGGTGAGTTAAAAAGCAATGAAATTCTATTCATTAGAAGGTTATTTAGAGATTAA